The following proteins are encoded in a genomic region of Phycisphaera sp.:
- a CDS encoding Fe(2+)-trafficking protein: MDLETRIAQFENMCREDPDNDMAHFSLAGAYAQAERPADAAASYMRCIELNPAMSKAYQLAGEQLVAAELKEEAIELITTGFKSATERGDRMPANAMKALLEELGAPVPEVQTKQPTAAELDQGDFICQRTGKRGHQLPRPPFKGPVGQWIYENISKETWDAWIGQGTKVINELRLDLSQDADAEAYDQHMYEYLGVDEAVLAKSQ; encoded by the coding sequence ATGGACCTTGAGACCCGCATCGCCCAGTTCGAGAACATGTGCCGCGAGGACCCCGACAACGACATGGCCCACTTCTCGCTCGCGGGTGCCTACGCCCAGGCCGAGAGGCCCGCAGACGCCGCCGCCAGCTACATGCGCTGCATCGAGCTCAACCCCGCCATGAGCAAGGCCTACCAGCTCGCCGGCGAGCAGCTCGTGGCCGCCGAGCTCAAGGAAGAGGCCATCGAGCTCATCACCACCGGCTTCAAGAGCGCCACCGAACGCGGCGACCGCATGCCCGCCAACGCCATGAAGGCCCTGCTCGAAGAACTCGGCGCCCCCGTGCCCGAGGTCCAAACCAAGCAGCCCACCGCCGCCGAGCTCGACCAGGGCGACTTCATCTGCCAGCGCACCGGCAAGCGCGGCCACCAGCTCCCGCGCCCGCCCTTCAAGGGCCCCGTGGGCCAGTGGATCTACGAGAACATCAGCAAGGAGACCTGGGACGCCTGGATCGGCCAGGGGACGAAGGTCATCAACGAGCTGCGCCTGGACCTGAGCCAGGACGCCGACGCCGAGGCCTACGACCAGCACATGTACGAGTACCTGGGCGTCGACGAGGCGGTGCTGGCCAAGAGCCAGTAA
- a CDS encoding acetyl-CoA C-acyltransferase, whose protein sequence is MSNTPVIVAAKRTPIGKFFGSLAGTPAPQLGAYAIKAAMDAVPALKGDMVDECVMGCVLQAGLGQNPARQAGLEAGLPDTLSAKTINKVCGSGLEAVMMAAQSIKAGDNDVVVAGGMENMTGAPHFAHVRQGVKFGDTKLVDVMAHDGLTCAFECWMMGNAADHIAQKYDISREEQDRFAAQSHQRAEKATSEGWFKDEMVALTGEQLGNRKVPGPEGGCSTDEGIRPGSTAEGLSKLRPAFDKAGTVTAGNASQINDGAAATIVMSEAKASELGIKPMAKIIAYATSGVAPKDIFAAPITGVQNVLKKAGLTIDDIDLFELNEAFAAQVLSNIKELGIPEDKLNVAGGGVALGHPIGASGTRVLTTLLHQMNRTGAKRGLAGLCLGGGNSVAMVVEAV, encoded by the coding sequence ATGAGCAACACACCCGTGATCGTCGCCGCCAAGCGCACCCCCATCGGCAAGTTCTTTGGCAGCCTCGCCGGCACGCCCGCGCCCCAGCTCGGTGCCTACGCCATCAAGGCCGCGATGGATGCCGTCCCCGCCCTCAAGGGCGACATGGTCGACGAGTGCGTCATGGGCTGCGTGCTGCAGGCCGGGCTGGGCCAGAACCCCGCCCGCCAGGCCGGGCTCGAGGCCGGCCTGCCCGACACCCTGAGCGCCAAGACCATCAACAAGGTCTGCGGCTCGGGCCTCGAGGCCGTCATGATGGCCGCCCAGTCGATCAAGGCCGGCGACAACGACGTGGTCGTCGCCGGCGGCATGGAGAACATGACCGGCGCGCCCCACTTCGCCCACGTGCGGCAGGGCGTGAAGTTCGGCGACACCAAGCTCGTCGACGTCATGGCCCACGACGGCCTGACCTGCGCCTTCGAGTGCTGGATGATGGGCAACGCCGCCGACCACATCGCCCAGAAGTACGACATCAGCCGCGAGGAGCAGGATCGCTTCGCCGCCCAGAGCCACCAGCGGGCCGAGAAGGCGACCAGCGAGGGCTGGTTCAAGGACGAGATGGTCGCGCTCACCGGCGAGCAACTGGGCAACCGCAAGGTGCCCGGCCCCGAGGGTGGTTGCTCGACGGATGAGGGCATCCGCCCGGGCAGTACGGCCGAGGGCCTCTCGAAGCTGCGCCCCGCCTTCGACAAGGCCGGCACCGTGACCGCCGGCAACGCGAGCCAGATCAACGACGGCGCGGCGGCCACCATCGTGATGAGCGAGGCCAAGGCCAGCGAGCTTGGCATCAAGCCCATGGCCAAGATCATCGCCTACGCCACAAGCGGCGTGGCGCCCAAGGACATCTTCGCCGCCCCGATCACCGGCGTGCAGAACGTGCTGAAGAAGGCCGGCCTGACCATCGACGACATCGACCTGTTCGAGCTCAACGAGGCCTTCGCCGCCCAGGTGCTCAGCAACATCAAGGAGCTGGGCATCCCCGAGGACAAGCTTAACGTCGCCGGCGGCGGCGTCGCCCTGGGCCACCCCATCGGCGCCAGTGGCACCCGCGTGCTGACAACCCTCCTCCACCAGATGAATCGCACCGGCGCCAAGCGCGGGCTGGCGGGGCTGTGCCTGGGCGGTGGGAACAGCGTGGCGATGGTGGTAGAGGCGGTGTGA
- a CDS encoding DUF1028 domain-containing protein, protein MRGYRTLAAVSAAALLSAAGTAQATWSILLVDTRTGEIALGSATCLTSFDLRANTPVIITGVGAATAQSFVDSSGRNRVRIRDGLALGLTPSEILADLSTFDSGHQTRQYGIVDTTGLAATFSGTGAGAWAGGTTGEIDGVIYAVQGNLLTGPAVVDDAVAAIITTPGDLAEKLMAGMEAAQAKGGDARCSCTPLPIPCGTPPAGFLKSADIGYMMIARTGDTDACNGIYQADPPVRDVAIGDTHGDGLPDVLVADQLGDRIATRANAGGVLGDMPVLLDPTFDTRFGRAERILLLDVTGDGVDDLIAHDTNAGAIAVGVGIGAGAFGEPVRTSIAADEGALLAIDLDGDGGPSDLFVGASSGGQAAVLRNDGAGGFTAESLMFAGDPRQWAVGDLDGDGLDDVGYVTGSGLVVAVLNDGSGGLALGPIGSSSIDASTLKAGDLDGDGSDELVGINRSSREAVVVSLGGGVFTEVTATLPRTPHSAAIGSVTEAGTAQFVVGVSDTAADLMTFRIDGGALTLVDTTGSGLLPRNFELVDLTGDGFDELVGTTGSNVSVIGNQSGTFASGPGCGAGDYFMNFNVAFQSRSDPDPVFQLRDDFDDWRSDLVGLTDGVMSSATLDDDTIAPGESTTLRIELRDWQGAVADMSTAVPRVIIGGPPTISLGTPVSLGGGVWEVDLMATAGSDAGTAEVTIVIEDTGERPVTLMPPPVLEVGTSCYADLDGDGELTIFDFLVFQNAFDAGDLIADCDGSGALDIFDFLCFQNAFGAGCP, encoded by the coding sequence ATGCGTGGTTATCGAACCCTTGCCGCTGTCTCTGCCGCCGCCCTCCTGAGTGCCGCCGGGACGGCCCAAGCCACCTGGTCCATCCTGCTGGTGGACACCCGCACGGGCGAGATCGCCCTGGGCAGCGCCACGTGCCTGACCAGCTTCGACCTGCGGGCCAACACGCCGGTGATCATCACGGGCGTCGGGGCGGCGACGGCCCAGAGCTTCGTGGACTCGTCGGGGCGCAATCGCGTGCGCATCCGCGATGGGCTGGCGCTGGGACTCACGCCCTCCGAGATCCTGGCCGACCTCTCGACCTTCGACTCCGGCCACCAGACGCGGCAGTATGGCATCGTCGACACCACGGGGCTGGCCGCGACGTTCAGCGGCACGGGTGCGGGCGCGTGGGCGGGTGGGACGACCGGTGAGATCGACGGCGTGATCTACGCCGTGCAGGGCAACCTGCTGACCGGGCCGGCGGTGGTCGACGACGCGGTGGCGGCGATCATCACGACGCCGGGCGACCTGGCCGAGAAGCTGATGGCGGGGATGGAAGCGGCCCAGGCCAAGGGCGGCGATGCGCGGTGCTCGTGTACGCCGCTGCCGATCCCGTGTGGTACGCCGCCGGCGGGATTCCTCAAGAGCGCGGATATCGGGTACATGATGATCGCGCGCACGGGCGACACCGACGCGTGCAACGGCATCTACCAGGCCGACCCGCCCGTGCGCGACGTGGCGATCGGCGACACGCACGGCGACGGGCTGCCCGACGTGCTGGTGGCCGACCAGCTCGGCGACCGCATCGCGACGCGCGCCAACGCGGGCGGCGTGCTGGGCGACATGCCCGTGCTGCTGGATCCGACCTTCGACACGCGCTTCGGCCGGGCCGAGCGGATATTGCTGCTCGACGTGACGGGCGATGGCGTGGACGACCTGATCGCCCACGACACCAACGCCGGCGCGATCGCGGTGGGCGTGGGTATCGGCGCGGGCGCTTTTGGCGAGCCGGTGCGCACGAGCATCGCCGCGGATGAGGGCGCGCTGCTGGCGATCGATCTAGACGGCGACGGCGGGCCGAGCGATCTGTTCGTGGGCGCTTCGAGCGGCGGGCAGGCGGCCGTGCTGCGCAACGATGGAGCCGGCGGCTTCACGGCCGAGTCGCTGATGTTCGCCGGCGATCCTCGGCAATGGGCCGTGGGCGACCTGGATGGCGACGGGCTGGACGACGTGGGCTACGTGACGGGCTCGGGGCTCGTCGTGGCGGTGCTCAACGACGGATCGGGCGGGCTCGCGCTCGGGCCCATCGGCAGCAGCAGCATCGACGCCTCGACGCTCAAGGCGGGCGACCTCGACGGCGATGGATCCGACGAGCTGGTGGGCATCAACCGCTCGTCGCGCGAGGCGGTGGTCGTGAGCCTTGGGGGCGGCGTGTTCACCGAGGTCACCGCCACGCTGCCGCGAACGCCCCACTCGGCGGCCATCGGCAGCGTGACCGAGGCTGGCACGGCGCAGTTCGTGGTGGGCGTCAGCGATACCGCGGCCGACCTGATGACCTTCCGCATCGACGGCGGCGCACTCACGCTGGTCGACACCACCGGCTCGGGCCTGCTGCCGCGCAACTTCGAGCTGGTCGACCTCACGGGCGACGGCTTCGACGAGCTGGTCGGCACGACCGGGAGCAACGTCTCGGTCATCGGCAATCAATCCGGCACGTTCGCCTCCGGCCCGGGCTGCGGCGCGGGCGACTACTTCATGAACTTCAACGTCGCGTTCCAGAGCCGCAGCGACCCCGATCCGGTGTTCCAGCTCCGAGATGATTTCGACGACTGGCGAAGCGACCTGGTTGGCCTGACCGACGGCGTGATGAGTTCGGCAACCCTCGACGACGACACGATCGCGCCGGGCGAGAGCACGACGCTGCGGATCGAGCTGCGCGATTGGCAGGGCGCGGTCGCGGACATGAGCACCGCCGTGCCGCGGGTCATCATCGGCGGGCCGCCCACGATCAGCCTGGGCACACCCGTGTCATTGGGCGGCGGCGTGTGGGAGGTCGACCTGATGGCCACCGCCGGCAGCGACGCGGGGACGGCCGAGGTCACGATCGTGATCGAAGACACGGGCGAGCGGCCGGTGACGCTGATGCCCCCGCCGGTGCTGGAGGTGGGCACCTCCTGCTACGCCGACCTGGACGGCGACGGCGAGCTGACGATCTTCGACTTCCTGGTGTTCCAGAACGCCTTCGACGCGGGCGACCTCATCGCGGATTGCGATGGGTCGGGGGCGCTGGACATCTTTGATTTTCTGTGTTTTCAGAATGCGTTTGGGGCGGGGTGCCCCTAG
- a CDS encoding transposase, with product MPLLAYLLTWTTYGTRVHGDERGSVDDAHNTPGTDALLPDPSREARVAVSMAEGPFVLDGQMRELVTRAIEDHARLRGWRIDALNVRSNHVHVVIAAPSHAPAVVVAQLKSWATRRLRESGAIGTRKRVWTKMASTRYINTEASRLAAVDYVRNHQ from the coding sequence ATGCCCCTCCTCGCCTACCTCCTCACCTGGACCACCTACGGCACCCGGGTCCACGGCGACGAACGAGGAAGCGTCGACGACGCCCACAACACGCCCGGCACCGACGCCCTGCTCCCCGACCCATCACGCGAAGCGCGTGTCGCCGTGTCGATGGCGGAGGGCCCGTTCGTGCTGGATGGGCAGATGCGAGAACTGGTGACGAGGGCGATCGAGGACCACGCCAGGCTGCGCGGCTGGCGCATCGACGCGCTCAATGTCCGCTCGAACCACGTCCACGTCGTCATCGCCGCGCCGAGCCACGCGCCCGCGGTCGTCGTCGCGCAGCTCAAGTCGTGGGCGACGCGTCGGCTTCGCGAGAGCGGGGCGATCGGGACGCGCAAGCGTGTGTGGACGAAGATGGCCAGCACGCGATACATCAACACCGAGGCGTCCCGGCTCGCGGCGGTCGACTACGTACGCAATCATCAGTAG
- a CDS encoding MlaD family protein, with product MPPPGGRNAIVGAFFIAAVALAVVVTAILSDLTSALVSTTQYVVRFELADNAGLLAPGAEVRVGGMKVGKVTDVRLGESDHLDVRIEVDEDLVLHQDAVVRLEVPLLGTGTVVNFISVGTAQPVAEGGQFDGRPSPGLLAQTGLNDDDMENIRMSIQSLAETTARVSRILADVEPRVGEAVDGLNSALDDARTITSDLRTRLPRVGDEFEAMVADAREGVEVVTSLAKRIDERTGELAEVIESVRDTIDTNRPNIDRVLADLAEITTRTNEEIMPAALETVENARTASAEGAQFATDARAMFDAEAPGIRRASANLRLASDQAKLTMLEVRRSPWRLLQRPTTRELEGELIYDATRSFAQAASDLRAASESLISLSTDEQGPVDIPGRQRAIEQLHEQLMSSFTRYREAEQELLDRALDLGAGEPAGPSNRGG from the coding sequence ATGCCGCCGCCCGGTGGACGAAACGCGATTGTTGGAGCGTTCTTTATCGCCGCCGTGGCGCTGGCGGTGGTCGTGACGGCCATCCTGAGCGATCTCACGTCGGCCCTGGTCTCGACGACCCAGTATGTCGTGCGGTTCGAGTTGGCCGACAACGCCGGCCTGCTCGCCCCGGGTGCAGAAGTGCGCGTGGGCGGCATGAAGGTCGGCAAGGTCACCGACGTCCGCTTGGGCGAGAGCGACCACCTCGACGTGCGGATCGAAGTCGACGAAGACCTCGTGCTCCACCAGGACGCGGTTGTCCGCCTCGAGGTGCCCCTGCTTGGCACGGGCACCGTGGTCAACTTCATCAGCGTCGGCACCGCCCAGCCAGTTGCCGAGGGCGGACAATTCGACGGCCGCCCATCGCCCGGCCTGCTCGCCCAGACGGGCCTGAACGACGACGACATGGAGAACATCCGCATGTCGATCCAGTCTCTGGCCGAGACGACCGCGAGGGTGAGCCGCATCCTCGCCGACGTCGAGCCCCGCGTTGGCGAGGCTGTCGACGGGCTGAATTCGGCACTCGATGATGCCAGGACCATCACCAGCGACCTGCGCACCCGGCTGCCTCGCGTTGGCGACGAATTCGAGGCCATGGTGGCCGACGCGCGTGAGGGCGTCGAGGTCGTGACCAGCCTCGCCAAACGCATCGACGAACGCACCGGCGAACTCGCCGAAGTGATCGAGAGCGTGCGTGACACGATCGACACGAACCGCCCCAACATCGATCGCGTGCTGGCCGACCTGGCAGAAATCACGACGCGCACGAACGAGGAGATCATGCCCGCAGCCCTTGAGACCGTCGAGAACGCCCGTACGGCCAGTGCCGAGGGCGCCCAATTCGCTACCGATGCCCGAGCGATGTTCGACGCCGAAGCCCCCGGCATACGACGTGCATCGGCCAATCTCCGCCTGGCCAGCGACCAGGCCAAGCTGACGATGCTCGAGGTCCGCCGCAGCCCGTGGCGGCTCCTCCAGCGTCCGACCACGCGCGAGCTCGAGGGCGAGCTGATCTACGACGCCACCCGGTCGTTCGCCCAGGCCGCTAGCGACCTGCGTGCCGCCAGCGAGAGCCTCATCTCACTCAGCACCGACGAGCAAGGGCCGGTCGACATCCCCGGCCGGCAACGCGCCATCGAGCAACTGCACGAGCAGCTCATGAGCAGCTTCACGCGCTACCGCGAGGCCGAACAGGAATTGCTCGACCGCGCGCTCGATCTGGGGGCGGGCGAACCCGCCGGCCCGAGCAACCGCGGCGGCTGA